The genomic segment TTGGTGCTGATGGTGAGTTTGATGACAGTAAACCCATCGATATGAGTTATCTGCCTACGGCTTATTACACACCAGAAAAGAAGTTTGGTGTGGGGTTACTCATGGTCGGGTTATATAAAACTGAAGGGGCAGCCGCAGATGAACAGCCTTCATCATTGGTATTGAATTCATTTGTGTCGATGAACAACTCTTATGGTATTGAAGCTGAAAACATGACGTTTTTTAATGGCGGTAAGCAGCGCTTACTGTTAGACGTCGAATTATATAATGAAGCGGCGGTGTATTATGGCAAAGGAATTGATGATGGTAATCTAGACATTAATCATCATGAATATGAAGAACAGCTTTATAGCTTTAAACCTCGCTGGATGACTGAGGTTGCCGATAATTACTTTCTAGGTATAGGTGCAGATTTTACTTATGCAAGTGCCGATAAATTAGAATATGTTGAAACAGGTGAGCCTGTCGACGAAAGCACGATTTTACCAAGTAACTTTAGTTCTGGTGTTGTCGTCACTAGTATTTATGACTCACGAGATTATCGATTAAACGCCACCAAAGGGTGGTTGTTTCAAGTTGATGCTGGTGTATACCAAAACAGTGAGTATTCGACGTTTTCAACTTACAATGTCGAGCTAGCAAACTACATCGATTTAAGCTCAACGTCTATGTTAAGTAATGCGCCTGGATTAATTGCTTGGCAAGTTCAAGGTCATTTTACTAGTGGTGACGTACCGTGGAATGCATTACCTGATTTAGGTGGCTCAAGTGCTATGCGTGGTTTTATTAAAGGCCGTTATAGAGATGAGCAAATGATGATGGGCCAAGTTGAGTATCGTTTACCGATATTTCAGCGCTATGGCATGGTATTTTGGGGCGCGGTTGGCAGTGTAGCTCCTTCAGTGAGTGACTTAACTGATGAGTTATTAGCCTCTTACGGCACAGGCTTTCGCTTTAAAATTAAAGACAATATCAACTTACGATTTGATGTGGGTGTAGGCGAAAACGAAACTAACTTCTACCTTAATGTGAATGAAGTTTTTTAATCTACATCACTCAAGTTGTATGTTTGAGCACGATAGTAAAATAGTAGAGAAGTAATGAGCGTATTAAAACTGACAATAGCGGTAAAATTAGTGCTGGTGGTTATCTTGTTTCCACTTTGTACCAATGCATCTGAACAGGATGCTACTGTCGAAAGTCAGTGTAGTCGTACTTCTCACTATGATATTTATTTGAGTGGCATTCACACTGGCACCATGAAAAGAACCGAAACATGGCAAGGCCAGTCGGCTGTGGTTACCTCCACAAGTAAAGCCAGTATTTTAGGGATCGGCACTCAATACGATCAGCGCGCTGAGCTGTCTTGGTCGAATACCCGTGATGAATGGATAACCGATAATTTTCATCAATTAGTGACAGGCTTTCGCGCTCGGGATATGAAGGTGTCATTTAGCCATGATGGGCTTGCATCCGAGGTCGATATAGATGGTGAAAAAGATCGTTATACATCTACCGAAATCCCCCTTCGAGATGTCGATACGCTAGCCATTCAAATGCGTCAATTATTACTCCAAGGTCGAACTCAATTCGCCTTAGTTAGGCAAGCATCTGATGCAATTGAGCCTTATCAACTGTATGTCAAAAAGCCTGTTTCCGAACAGATTGAACCATGGGGAGAAATGACCTTAATCCCTGTTGAGCAGTCTGGTGCAGAGGAAGTCACGTATTTCTTCGCCCCAGAAATGGACTACCAACTTGTTAAAGCACGCTATCACGGCATTATTTTAAAAGGCCTAATTGAGCTTAATCATTACCATTCTACTTGTGATAAACAATAACGGAAATTTAAGTGAATAGTTTAATCTTGTCATTATTATCCAATACATTAGTATAGGTAAGCTAAAGGTCTATAACTGGTGCTTTAATTTTGCTTTGTGGCTTTTTTTAGCTTATAAATATATTTTTTATTCATATATCTCCCTCCTTTTTTATTTGATGAAAGGTCTTTCCCTTTAAACTATTGCACTTGCTAGTGCGATTTTACTAGCGTGTTTTACGTACCAAAACATGATCTATATTCCATTTTTGAAGCATTTTTAACCATTTTTGATTTTGGAAACAAAAATAGCTTTACTTGTTATTGCTTCAAGAATACATTCGCCGAAAATAGTCTAAGGGTGATTTTGCCCTTTTAGCCGACAAGCACGATTTAACCCTTCAAAACCTTTCATTAAGTAGTACTAAATTGACGATAATCACGCATGATAATGTTGAAAATAACATTGTTACCCCTGTAGTTGGTTTAACTTTTTTCGCGGTGGCTTCAGGCTTTTTAATGAGCCTAATTCCTTTATCTGTGACCCATTTTGATATCGATTTATCATTAATACCTTGGCTCGCCAGTGTGTTTTATTTTGGTCTATTGGTTGGTGCTACCTGTATTCAACGAGTGATTAAACGACTTGGACATAGGCGATCTTTCATCTCTTTTTTGACTCTGGTGGCGCTGACTGTTGTTGTTATGATATTGGTGCCACATCAAGTGACTTGGTTAGTCGCTCGTTTTGTTGCTGGCATGGCAGTAGCAGGTGTATTTGTAGTCGTAGAGTCTTGGTTGTTAATGGCAAATTGCTCTAAGCAACGTGCTAAGCGGTTAGGGCTATACATGGCGGCTTTGTATGGCGGTAGTGCTGTAGGCCAGTTAGCTATTTCAGTGTTTGGAACCGACGGAATACAGCCATATTTGTGTGTATTGTTACTCTTGTTTATGGCGACATTGGCTCCCATTCTGATTCGTTCTGGCCAGCCCCATAGTCACGATCAACAAAGTATTAGCCGCAAAGAAATCCGTCATATCAACCGACCAGCGATTATTGGCTGTATGGTGTCAGGGTTATTGCTTGGTCCAATTTATGGATTAATGCCATCATATTTAACGCATATCAGTGTTTTTGCAGAGCACACAGGACTGCTAATGGCGAGCATCATTATGGGGGGCATGTTAGTGCAACCCATTGCCAGTGCGATGTCGACTCGAATGAGCAAAAGCTTATTAATGGCGATATTTTGCATGCTAGGTTGTTTAGCGGTTATGGGCGTACTTGAGTCTTCCACGTTAGTAATGATGGGGTTTAGTTTATTGCTATTAGGCGCGAGTAGTTTCGCGCTCTACCCCATCGCCATCACATTGGCATGTGATCATTTACCGACTGAAAAAATGGTATCGGCTACAGAAATGATGCTGCTGTGCTATAGCGTGGGTTCTGTTTTAGGTCCGCTGTTAGCCACAACATTTACCGAAGTCGGAAATGGCTTGATCATGTACCTAGGTGTTTGCTTAATAACAACCTGTATTTATATGTTGATGAAAAGCGCTGAAACCATTTCGTCAGGCCAAAAGCCCATTGCAGGGTAGTTAAAGTAAAGTAACATAGCAGCTATGAGCTAGCTGCTGTGTTCATAATATAAAGCTTAGCTTTTTATACTTATTGCATACTTTTACAATTTTGGCTTTTCCCTGTCGCAAGACAGGTTTCACAAGTTCTATTTTTACCCTGACCATAATCTAAAAATTGACTGATCCGCATTGCTAAACTTTCCATCATTTCTTGTGTAATGGGTTGATTCCAATTGTAGCGGTTCATGATACGGCTGATATGTCGAAAGCATGTCGCATCATCTGCTGTTAGATAGCAATCTTCCATTAGGCCGCTTTGATAAGAAGAAGTGGCGCCAGCTAGAAAAAAATACATCTCTTGTGTTAACTCTTTTAATTCAAGTTCATTTGCCGATAACTTACCTGCGGCAACCGCGTCATCTAATGGGTTTCTAATACAACTCCAAAATAAGTTTACTCGGTTCTTTAGAATACTAATTTTATCTGGGCTGGCTAACTGCCAAAACATACTGTTAATTGAAACTAATCTAAGAATATTAAATATCGGGCTTCTTTTAATTAATTCAAATGTAAATAACAGTGACAGTACCGCTCGTTCATTTATTGATAACTGCGGATTCTCTTTAATAAAGTCTGGTATTCTAGTTGATGCAGTATTTCTTAAAAATAAACAAACTAATATATCTTCTTTGGACTCAAAATACTTATATAAGGTATTTGTCGAACAGCCTGAATCCTTTGCTATTTGAGCAAATCTAAATGAAACAACACCTTGATTTTTAATTGATATTTCGGCTTGATTTAAAATTTGATTACATCGGATTATGTCGATATTACTAGCTGGACATATCATTTTATAATACCTAGATAAGTGTTATTTAATCAATTTTAAACATGGTGTTTATTATTAATACTTAAAAAAACATTTTTCTTGAACAACTACACAAAAATAATTCTTTGCAAATATAAAGTGTGACTTTACGCATATTTGAGTGTGTTTTTAAAGCATATTGTTACCCCAAGTTCACTGGAGGTTACGATATGCAAACAAGACGTTCATTTTTAAAGTTTGGTGCAAGCGCTGCTGCCGTTGGGGCATTATCCCCAGTTGCCGCTCATGCAAGCTCAGGTGATATTCATTGGGATGAATCTCATGAAATAGTCATTGTCGGTTCTGGATTTGCAGGCTTAGCTGCGGCAGTTGAAGCTGGCAAATTAGGGGCAAAGGATATAGTTATTTTTGAAAAGCTAGGTGTTTACGGTGGTAACTCAACACTGAACGCCGGCCAAGCCTGTTTTGCAAATACCGATTTACAAAAAAAGTTAGGTATTAAAGATAGTGTAGACCTGATGGTTCAAGATCAGTTAAAAGCGGGTCGAGGTTATGCGAGTGAAGAACTGCTAAGGCACAGTGCGGAACTTGGTCCTTATGTTTATCAACTCACTAAAGATTGTGGTTGTGTTTATCGAGATCACATCATCAATACAGGTGGTACGAGTGCAACTCGGAGCCATCAAGTTATCGAACGTAGCGGTGCAGGTTTTATTCGACCAATGCTAAAGACGGCTCGCAGCTACGGCGTTAAAACTAAAATTCGCCATAAGTTTGAACACCTTATTACTGCCAAAGACGGCACTGTATTAGGTATTCAAGTGCGCAAAGGCTATCACTTCGGCCACGAACACTCTGGTCAGCTCATTAATGTAAAGGCGGAAAAAGGCGTGCTAATTGCCACAGGTGGTTTTGGTGCAAACGTTTCATTCCGTAAAGCATTAGATCCTAACTTAGGTGAGGAAGTTGGTTGTACCAATGCCCGTGGTGCCACTGGAGATGGCTTAGTTGCCATGCTTTCTGAAGGCGCAATGCCTGTTCATTTAAGCTTTATTCAATCTGGTCCATGGGCATCACCTGACGAAGGTGGCTTTGGCTATGGCGCAGGCTTCTCTTTATATAACTTCCCTCATTCTATTGCGATTGATCGTAACACTGGTGAGCGTTTCATGAATGAAACTGCTGATCGTAAAACGCGCGCCGATTTGGAGGTTCAGCGTCGAGATAAAGATGGTAATCCAAACCCTGCTTTACTTATTGCCCCTAAACATGAGGCGCAAAAAGACCCATCAATGGAAAACGTGCTCAAGTACAACGTTGCTTGGGAGTTTGACAGTGTTGAAGCCATTGCAAAACATTTTGACTTACCACTTAACCCGTTAAAAAAGCAGGTTGATGACTGGAATAGCTTCGTTAAAACAGGTGAAGACACACAGTTTGGCAAGCGGATGAACATGAGCACAGGCATTTACCTCACTGCGCCGTTTATTGTGCAGCGTTTATGGCCAAAAGTGCATTACTGCCAAGGTGGTATTCAAATCAACACTAAAGCAGAGGTTATTGCAGCTAAAAACGGTCAACCGATTAAAAACTTATACGCCGCAGGCGAAGTCTCAGGCGGTGTACATGGCGTTAGCCGGTTAGGAGGTTGTGCGACCCCAGAATGTATGGCGTTTGGTGTCACTGCAGCACGTTCAATGATGAAAGCTTAAGGAATTCCCTATGAAATTGTTCACTCCCTTATTCACTGTGTTGTTTAGCTGCGCAATTGCTTTTTCAGCACAAGCTAAAGATCAGCGAGATTACCATGAAATGGTGTATGACTCTGGTTGTAAAACTTGTCATGACCAAGGTATGAAGGCATTCCCATCTGACGAAGCTTGTTTGCAGTGTCATGACATGGGCGAACTGGCAAAACAAACCCAGCGCAAAGGGCATGAAGCCGCGCAAAACCCGCATGACAGTATGCATTACGGCCAAGAAGCGCCGTGTATGGAGTGTCATGGAGAGCACACAACGAAGCAAGCCATATGTATGGATTGCCATAACTTTGATTATCCAAAATTTAAGTAACAAAACTCATAAAAAGGAAATGATGATGAAAAATGTAATAGCACTTTCGGCCATTGTACTTTCAGGTTGCGCGTATGCATCAGAGAAGCCTGCAGATCAGCCTTGGCATAATGAAAAACCAACACTTTCAACGATTAATGCACCAACGAAAGTGATGCCGATGGTCTGTAAGCAAGAACAGGCAATGGCGTACCTTAAAGAGTTACAAAGCGGTGAAAAAGATATTAACACCGTTAAATCAAATGATCATGGTGGTAAAGGTGCAAACGACTCTGGTTGGTTAACTTGGAGAGTAGAAGATCCAAGCAACTTAATTCCTTGTCCAGAAGGAGGGGCGGGTGCAACTGAAGTCGGTATGTGTTGGAAAGAATTAAATGATGAGCCTACCGTTATCGGTTTAGTTCGTGTTGCACCAGGCACTGCAGCGCCGCATTATCATCGTGAAATGGAATGTTACTTCGGCTTAAGTGGCCAAGGTTTGACATGGGCACAAGAACGCATGCAACCATTTGGTGCTGGTGATTACATTGAAATTCCTAGTAAAGCGATTCACTACACTCCAAACACTTACGATGACCAAGATTTAATTTACATGTACTGGTTCCCGTTAGATGGCAAATTCTCAACCTTTAAATACCAGTGGCCTCAAGATGTTGGCCCAGGTGAGCAGTTGATGTTTGATTTTGTACCTTACACCAATTCTAAGCTTGTGCGCTCAGGTAACGGTGGTTACGGCTGGGATGTGGTTCAAAAATCTAAATAAGTAGCGGTAATCTTATAAGGGGAGCCAGCAAGCGTTGGCTCCAAGAATCATGATGAAAAAATTAACTTTAGTTTTAATCGTATTGTTGGTCGCACCTCAAGTTTTTGCTGAGGAAGCGGTGTCGATTCTTTGGGGGCATCTTGCGCCTAATAGCGCTGATACGGCTGTTGAAATCAATGTAAACCAAGAGCTTGACGGTAAGAATGTAATTATTCCAGGTTTTATTGTGCCATTAGATGGACAAGGAAAAAGCCACACAAAAAACTTTTTACTCACCCCGCAACAAGGGGCGTGCTTTCATAAACCGCCATCACCACCTAATCAACTTATTCACGTAGTGTTTAATGAGCCTATTGCTATTCCTGAAATGGAGCAGCCTATTTATATTGCAGGTAAGTTGACCATTAAAAGTGCTCAATCTGGTTTTGCGAAAACAGGTTACTTACTCGAAGGCGTAGAAGCTATTGATTACCCCAAACAAGTTCCAATTTCAGCTTCAGCACATGCGCATCAACATTAAAAATTTACAGGACTAAAGAATTCCAAAGGAAATGAAATGAATAACATCAAATTAATGACCTCGGCAGTGTGCACTGCCATGTTATTAAGCGCGCCTTTTAGCTTAGTACAAGCTGAAGAACAACAAGATGGTATTAGTATAGGTGGTGCTGTAAGGGTAAATTATGCTTATCGCGATTACGATGACTCATCAAAAGATAAGCTAGGCAGTTTAGATTTTGAAATGGCTGCCATTAAGTTTGATGGTAAAAAAGGCGACTGGGGTCTGTCTTCTGAATACCGTTTTACCGCTGATAGCCATTATATTAAATACGGCTACGGATATTATGATATTAATCCCAATTGGCAGTTACAGTTTGGTATTAACCGGGTGCCTTTTGGTAATGCTGACTTTATCTCAAATAGCTGGTGGTTTGGTTTACCTTATTATCTAGGGTTTGAAGATAATCAGGATGTGGGGATTAAAGCATCCTATAGCAATAATGGTTGGAATACGGATTTAGCGTTTTATAAAAACCCAGTTTATAGTGCATCTGAAAATAAACGCTATTCGGCATCGCTATATTCGGGAACGATAAATGGGACTGAATACCACAACGAAGAAACAAATGGTGTTAACTACCGACAGACTTACACGACGGAATACGAAGGTGGGTCAACAACCTTTGGTGGCTCTGCGCAATTCGGTCAAATTTATAATAGCGACACTGGCAATATGGGCGAAAGATATGCCCTAGCACTGCATTTGGACAGTAGTTACAAAGGTTGGAATTTACAGCTTCAAGCGATGCAATATGAGTATGATGCTGCAGACTCAGAGGATGAAAATAAAATCGGTATTGCAGTGGTTAGTTGGCAGTATGAAATAGCCCCTAAAGGCCAAGCTTATAGTGCCAATATTGCTAAAACAATCGCCACAGATTGGGGCAGTGTGAAGTGTTATAACGATTTTGGCTTAATGACGCCTGATGTAGCTGATGATGATTATGATAACAGCATGCAAAACGTCACCGGTTGTGCGATTTCTGCAGGGGCAACTTACACTATGGTCGATTTTATTATGGGTAAAAACATGACCTTTTCAACAGCCAATAATGACCATGTAGGTTTACCTGAAGTGGGGGATGATTGGGACAAACGAGTGAATATTAACTTTGGTTATTATTTTTAAACTGTTCTGAATATGAAATATTTGATGACTTAATCACAATCACTCAGTTAAGTCATCGCATTATTGAGCTCATGATTTAGTTATCATCAAATGTATTTTCTCATCTTTACTTTAATTCACCCTTACTCTTCACCTTTCTGAGACATTCTTGCCTGCCAATAAGGCGTGTTAGTCATCTACCTTGCTGTAATTTTACTCATTCTCATCTCCATATTTATGCTGGTTTTATTTAGTTAATAGTTCTTTATGTAACAAAATTAAGATTATTTATCATAAAATTGATACTTAGGTTTGTTTTTTGTTGTTTTTGGTCGCTCTGTCAAAAAGAGAATTAATACCAAAGCAAATATCAGTACAGCATTGATATTTACATAACAATAAAGGATTTCTAATGAAAACAATGAAAATAGTAGGTGCGATAGCTGCTGTATCAGCTATGCAAATACTCATTCCTAATCAACAAGCACACGCTCATGGCTGGGCTGAGTTTCCTGAAGCAAGGCAATCAATTTGTTATGAGCAAGGTGGACTTTGGAGTGGTACACCGCCGAATGCGGCTTGTGCACAAGCAAAAGAGATTTCTGGTACGTATCCATTTATTCAGCGTAATGAATTTGCCATTAACATACCTGCGCCTGCTTATAATGACATGGATGCGGTGAAAGCGGCGATCCCTGATGGCAGTTTATGTTACGCCAATGATGCTCAAAAGCGGGGAATGGGGGCTGAACATACAGCATGGACACGAACTGAATTAGCACCAGGTGAATTTGAGTATGTGTTTAATGCAACTGCGCCTCACAACCCTTCATTTTGGCAATTTTATTTAACCAAACCTGGAGTGGATGTGTCTAAGCCACTTAACTGGGATGATTTAGTCTTACTGCAAGAGTACGGTAATGTTGCAGTCGGTGAAGATAAAAAGTATCGGATGAATATTACAATACCTGCAGACCGTTCTGGTGATGCGATTTTGTATACTCGCTGGCAACGTGAAGATCCAGTCGGTGAAGGGTTTTATAACTGTAGTGATATCACAATTACTGGTGACGGCCCAATTGATCCAGAGCCAACAGAGCCCTATTTAGAGCAGGGGGATGCGTTTATTCCACAAGAGGTGAGCTTAACAACG from the Shewanella japonica genome contains:
- a CDS encoding BamA/TamA family outer membrane protein encodes the protein MKRILLLTLLAFSSATLAVEPLIDTPEDMEPTWVDDILSIFGADGEFDDSKPIDMSYLPTAYYTPEKKFGVGLLMVGLYKTEGAAADEQPSSLVLNSFVSMNNSYGIEAENMTFFNGGKQRLLLDVELYNEAAVYYGKGIDDGNLDINHHEYEEQLYSFKPRWMTEVADNYFLGIGADFTYASADKLEYVETGEPVDESTILPSNFSSGVVVTSIYDSRDYRLNATKGWLFQVDAGVYQNSEYSTFSTYNVELANYIDLSSTSMLSNAPGLIAWQVQGHFTSGDVPWNALPDLGGSSAMRGFIKGRYRDEQMMMGQVEYRLPIFQRYGMVFWGAVGSVAPSVSDLTDELLASYGTGFRFKIKDNINLRFDVGVGENETNFYLNVNEVF
- a CDS encoding MFS transporter, with protein sequence MTIITHDNVENNIVTPVVGLTFFAVASGFLMSLIPLSVTHFDIDLSLIPWLASVFYFGLLVGATCIQRVIKRLGHRRSFISFLTLVALTVVVMILVPHQVTWLVARFVAGMAVAGVFVVVESWLLMANCSKQRAKRLGLYMAALYGGSAVGQLAISVFGTDGIQPYLCVLLLLFMATLAPILIRSGQPHSHDQQSISRKEIRHINRPAIIGCMVSGLLLGPIYGLMPSYLTHISVFAEHTGLLMASIIMGGMLVQPIASAMSTRMSKSLLMAIFCMLGCLAVMGVLESSTLVMMGFSLLLLGASSFALYPIAITLACDHLPTEKMVSATEMMLLCYSVGSVLGPLLATTFTEVGNGLIMYLGVCLITTCIYMLMKSAETISSGQKPIAG
- a CDS encoding flavocytochrome c produces the protein MQTRRSFLKFGASAAAVGALSPVAAHASSGDIHWDESHEIVIVGSGFAGLAAAVEAGKLGAKDIVIFEKLGVYGGNSTLNAGQACFANTDLQKKLGIKDSVDLMVQDQLKAGRGYASEELLRHSAELGPYVYQLTKDCGCVYRDHIINTGGTSATRSHQVIERSGAGFIRPMLKTARSYGVKTKIRHKFEHLITAKDGTVLGIQVRKGYHFGHEHSGQLINVKAEKGVLIATGGFGANVSFRKALDPNLGEEVGCTNARGATGDGLVAMLSEGAMPVHLSFIQSGPWASPDEGGFGYGAGFSLYNFPHSIAIDRNTGERFMNETADRKTRADLEVQRRDKDGNPNPALLIAPKHEAQKDPSMENVLKYNVAWEFDSVEAIAKHFDLPLNPLKKQVDDWNSFVKTGEDTQFGKRMNMSTGIYLTAPFIVQRLWPKVHYCQGGIQINTKAEVIAAKNGQPIKNLYAAGEVSGGVHGVSRLGGCATPECMAFGVTAARSMMKA
- a CDS encoding cytochrome c3 family protein, whose product is MKLFTPLFTVLFSCAIAFSAQAKDQRDYHEMVYDSGCKTCHDQGMKAFPSDEACLQCHDMGELAKQTQRKGHEAAQNPHDSMHYGQEAPCMECHGEHTTKQAICMDCHNFDYPKFK
- a CDS encoding lytic polysaccharide monooxygenase produces the protein MKTMKIVGAIAAVSAMQILIPNQQAHAHGWAEFPEARQSICYEQGGLWSGTPPNAACAQAKEISGTYPFIQRNEFAINIPAPAYNDMDAVKAAIPDGSLCYANDAQKRGMGAEHTAWTRTELAPGEFEYVFNATAPHNPSFWQFYLTKPGVDVSKPLNWDDLVLLQEYGNVAVGEDKKYRMNITIPADRSGDAILYTRWQREDPVGEGFYNCSDITITGDGPIDPEPTEPYLEQGDAFIPQEVSLTTPQIGESVNYKVYNNNGEIHSSFSLIITEENQLAWDRLLAAEVSGYYHDHYDGNVFIGRWHAEMNHYMYFQNQLHENFFNSKNTQAYGEFSISEKNEFVEAVITPTVLKPITDATVSHGEYVVLTPANSLGDIEHVAWVQVRGTPIETEIGQHDELIINTARLDNLAQSFSFELTVTGQGEEDKSVYSFSVTPSDVEPGPGPEPGEQWSASAVYTGGETVIHNNQTWTAQWWTQGEEPGTTGEWGVWR
- a CDS encoding DUF3299 domain-containing protein produces the protein MMKKLTLVLIVLLVAPQVFAEEAVSILWGHLAPNSADTAVEINVNQELDGKNVIIPGFIVPLDGQGKSHTKNFLLTPQQGACFHKPPSPPNQLIHVVFNEPIAIPEMEQPIYIAGKLTIKSAQSGFAKTGYLLEGVEAIDYPKQVPISASAHAHQH
- a CDS encoding TetR/AcrR family transcriptional regulator; its protein translation is MICPASNIDIIRCNQILNQAEISIKNQGVVSFRFAQIAKDSGCSTNTLYKYFESKEDILVCLFLRNTASTRIPDFIKENPQLSINERAVLSLLFTFELIKRSPIFNILRLVSINSMFWQLASPDKISILKNRVNLFWSCIRNPLDDAVAAGKLSANELELKELTQEMYFFLAGATSSYQSGLMEDCYLTADDATCFRHISRIMNRYNWNQPITQEMMESLAMRISQFLDYGQGKNRTCETCLATGKSQNCKSMQ
- a CDS encoding cupin domain-containing protein translates to MKNVIALSAIVLSGCAYASEKPADQPWHNEKPTLSTINAPTKVMPMVCKQEQAMAYLKELQSGEKDINTVKSNDHGGKGANDSGWLTWRVEDPSNLIPCPEGGAGATEVGMCWKELNDEPTVIGLVRVAPGTAAPHYHREMECYFGLSGQGLTWAQERMQPFGAGDYIEIPSKAIHYTPNTYDDQDLIYMYWFPLDGKFSTFKYQWPQDVGPGEQLMFDFVPYTNSKLVRSGNGGYGWDVVQKSK